A window from Deinococcus reticulitermitis encodes these proteins:
- a CDS encoding mechanosensitive ion channel family protein, whose translation MAANVNVALERVQAIGRDVVAALPNVLIALVVLLGFWLIARAARGLVERVWGSREGNLGRLFGRLASGGILTLGVLVGLTIVFPSVTPASLFSLLGVGGVAIGFAFRDILQNLLAGILLLLTRPFRLGDQIVVGDTEGTVEDIQVRATIIRTYDNLQVVIPNADLFTGRVTVKTAYEVRRLQYDVGIGYGDDIGTAKRVIQDTLAGLKLIRQDPAPEVLVVDLAESSVNLRVRWWIDPPRRKDALDSQDEVLQRIKEALLAHGIDLPFPTRQILWHDQTEAADGDRAAQREGWPAGKGDAPRPRWRVLAEKTGQDAE comes from the coding sequence ATGGCTGCCAATGTGAATGTCGCCCTGGAACGAGTGCAGGCCATCGGGCGGGACGTGGTGGCCGCGCTGCCCAACGTCTTGATCGCCCTGGTCGTTTTGCTGGGGTTCTGGCTGATTGCCCGTGCCGCGCGGGGCCTGGTGGAGCGCGTCTGGGGAAGCCGCGAGGGCAACCTGGGGCGGCTGTTCGGGCGGCTGGCGTCCGGGGGCATCCTGACGCTGGGCGTGCTGGTGGGGCTGACCATCGTCTTTCCCTCGGTCACGCCCGCCAGCCTGTTCAGCCTGCTGGGGGTCGGCGGGGTCGCCATCGGCTTCGCCTTCCGGGACATCCTGCAAAACTTGCTCGCGGGCATCCTGCTGCTGCTCACCCGGCCCTTCCGGCTGGGAGACCAGATCGTCGTGGGGGACACTGAGGGCACCGTGGAGGACATTCAGGTCCGCGCGACCATCATCCGCACCTACGACAACCTTCAGGTCGTGATTCCCAACGCTGACCTCTTCACGGGCCGGGTCACCGTCAAGACGGCCTACGAGGTCAGGCGTCTTCAGTACGACGTGGGCATCGGCTACGGCGACGACATCGGGACGGCCAAGCGCGTCATTCAGGACACGCTCGCGGGCCTGAAGCTCATTCGACAGGACCCGGCCCCGGAAGTCCTGGTGGTGGACCTCGCGGAGAGCAGCGTGAACCTGCGGGTGCGCTGGTGGATCGATCCGCCCCGGCGCAAGGACGCGCTCGACAGCCAGGACGAGGTCTTGCAGCGGATCAAGGAAGCCCTGCTGGCCCACGGCATCGACCTGCCCTTTCCGACGCGGCAGATTCTGTGGCACGACCAGACCGAGGCCGCGGACGGTGACCGCGCGGCGCAGCGCGAGGGCTGGCCCGCCGGGAAGGGTGACGCGCCCCGGCCCCGCTGGCGGGTGCTGGCCGAGAAGACCGGGCAGGACGCGGAGTGA